A stretch of DNA from Erwinia aphidicola:
CGCTGATTAACTGGAACGGCTTCTTTGCCCGTACCTTTGACCTCGACGAGCTGGTGACTACGCTGTCGGGTGGTAACGGAGCCGGGAAGTCGACCACCATGGCGGCCTTTATCACCGCGCTGATCCCCGACCTGACGCTGCTGCACTTCCGTAACACCACCGAAGCGGGCGCCACATCGGGTTCTCGTGATAAAGGCCTGCACGGTAAGCTGCGCCCCGGCGTGTGCTACGCCGCGCTGGACGTGATGAACTCACGTCACGAGCGCGTGATTGTCGGCGTGCGCCTGCAGCAGGTTGCCGGCCGCGACCGCAAAGTGGACATTAAACCGTTCAGCATCCATGGCCTGCCGACGTCGATTAACCCGACTGAAATTCTCACCGAAACGGTGAATGCGCGCCAGGCACGGGTGCTGCCGCTCAGCGAGCTGAAGGACAAATTCGAAAGTAGCGAGAGCGTACAGTTCAAACAGTACAACTCGATTACTGACTACCACTCGGTGATGTTCGATCTCGGTATCGTGGCGCGCCGCCTGCGCTCTGCCGCCGACCGCAGCAAATATTACCGCCTGATTGAGGCCTCGCTGTACGGCGGGATCTCCAGCGCAATTACCCGCTCGCTGCGTGACTACCTGCTGCCGGAAAACAGCGGGGTGCGTAAAGCCTTCCAGGATATGGAAGCGGCGCTGCGTGAAAACCGCATGACGCTGGAAGCGATCCGCGTCACCCAGTCCGACCGCGACCTGTTTAAGCACCTGATTTCCGAAGCGACCAGCTACGTGGCAGCAGACTATATGCGCCATGCTAACGAGCGCCGCATTCACCTTGACGCTGCCATGGTGGTGCGTAACGACCTGTTCAGCAGCCGTAAGCAGCTGGCCGCGGAGCAGTATCGTTCGGTTGAGATGGCGCGTGAGCTCGCCGAGCATAACGGCGCAGAGAGCGATCTGGAAACCGATTATCAGGCCGCCAGCGATCACCTCAACCTGGTGCAAACCGCGCTGCGTCAGCAGGAAAAAATTGACCGCTATGATGCCGATCTCGAAGAGCTGACCTTCCGCCTGGAAGAGCAGAATGAAGTGGTGGCTGAAGCGCGTGAGCTGCAGGAAGAGAACGAAGCGCGCAGCGAAGCGGCCGAGCTGGAAGTCGACGAGCTGAAAAGCCAGCTGGCTGACTATCAGCAGGCGCTGGACGTGCAGCAGACCCGCGCTATCCAATACCAGCAGGCATTGACCGCGTTGCAGCGGGCGAAAGAGATCTGCCAGCTGAGCGACCTTAGCGTTGATAACGCTGAAGAGTGGCAGGAAACTTTCCAGGCCAAAGAGCAGGAAGCGACCAGCAAGCTACTGATGCTGGAGCAGAAAATGAGCGTGGCACAGGCTGCGCACAGCCAGTTTGAACAGGCTTTCGAGCTGGTTACCAAAATTGCCGGGCCGGTCAGCCGCAGCGAAGCCTGGCAGGTCGGTCGCGATCTGCTGCGCGATGCGGGCAACCAGCGTTATCACGCTGAACAGCTGCAGCCGCTGCGTAGCCGCATCAACGAGCTTGAGCAGCGCCTGCGCGAACAGCAGGATGCCGAGCGCCTGCTGAGCGAGTTCTGCAAGCGCCACGGTAAGCAGGTTGATGCTGAAGAGCTGGAAGCCCTGCAGTATGAGCTGGAAGCGCAGATTGAGCAGCTGAACGACAGCGTCTCCGATGCCGGTGAGCGCCGCATGAACATGCGCCAGGAGCTGGAACAGCTGCGCGAGCGTATCGCCCGCCTGACTAAACAGGCGCCGCAGTGGCTGGCCGCGCAGGAGATCCTTTCCCAGCTCAGCGAGCAGACCGGGCAGGTGCTGGAAAACAGCCAGCAGGTTACCGAATTTATGCAGCAGCTGCTGGAGCGCGAGCGCGAAACCACGGTTGAGCGTGATGAAGTCTCTGCCCGCAAGCGTGAAATTGAGCAGCAGATCGAGCGCCTCAGCCAGCCTGGCGGAGCCGAAGATCCCCGTCTTAACAACCTCGCTGAGCGCTTTGGCGGCGTGCTGCTGTCCGAAATTTATGACGATGTCACCATCGACGATGCGCCGTACTTCTCCGCGCTGTACGGCCCGGCGCGCCATGGAATTGTCGTCCCGGACCTGTCACGGGTACGTGAGTTGCTCGACGGCATGGATGACTGCCCGGAAGATCTCTATCTGATTGAAGGGGACCCGCAGTCGTTTGATGACAGCGTATTCAACGTTGAAGAGCTGGAAAAAGCGGTGGTGGTCAAGGCCAGCGATCGCCAGTGGCGCTATTCACGCTTCCCGAAAGTGCCGCTGTTTGGCCGTGCGGCGCGTGAGAATCAGCTGGAGCTGCTGCAAACCGAGCGGGAAGGCCTGGCCGAGCGCTACGCCACGCTGTCGTTTGACGTGCAGAAAACCCAGCGTCTGCACCAGTCCTTCAGCCGCTTTATCGGCAGCCACCTCGCCGTGGCCTTTGAGTCCGATCCGGAAGCGGAAATGCGCCTGCTGAACAATCGCCGCACGGAAGTTGAGCGCGCGCTGAGCAGCCATGAAAGCGAAAACCAGCAGCAGCGCCAGCAGTTTGACCAGGCGAAAGAGGGCGTAGCTCAGCTTAACCGCCTGATGCCGCGCGTCAGCCTGCTGCTGGATGATTCCCTGCGCGACCGTTACGAAGAGATTCTGGAAAAGCTGGATGAAGCGCAGGAAGCCGCACGCTTTATCCAGCAGCACGGCGCTCAGCTGGCGAAGCTGGAGCCGATCCTCTCCGTATTGCAGAGCGACCCGGAACAGCATGAACAGCTGAAGCTGGATTATCAGCAGGCGCAGCAGCAGCAGCGCGATGCCCGTCAGCAGGCGTTTGCCCTGACGGAAGTGGTACAGCGCCGCGCGCACTTTGGTTATACCGACTCCGCAGGCATGCTTGACGGCAACAGCGATCTCAACGAGAAGCTGCGTCAGCGCCTGGAGCATGCCGAGGCTGAACGTGCGCGTGCCCGCGACCAGCTGCGCCAGCATCAGGCCCAGCTGACGCAGTATTCTCAGCTGCTGGCCACGCTGAAAAGCTCCTATGACGCCAAGCGCGACATTCTGAAAGAGCTGCAGCAGGAGATGCAGGACATCGGCGTACAGGCTGACTCCAGTGCCGAAGAGCGTGCGCGTATGCGCCGTGATGAACTGTATAGCGCCCTGAGCAATAATCGTGCCCGCCGTAATCAGCTGGAAAAACAGCTGACCTTCTGTGAAGCCGAAATGGATGCGCTGCAGAAAAAACTGCGCCGCCTGGAACGTGAATACCAGGTGGGCCGCGAGCAGGTCGTCAGTGCTAAAGCGGGCTGGGTGGCGGTACTGCGCCTGGTGAAAGACAACGGAGTCGAGCGTCGACTGCATCGCCGTGAGCTGGCGTATCTTGGCGGGGACGAGCTGCGTTCAATGTCGGATAAGGCGCTGGGTGCGCTGCGTCTGGCGGTAGCGGATAACGAACATCTGCGCGATGTACTGCGCCTGTCGGAAGATCCTAAACGTCCTGAGCGTAAAATTCAGTTCTTTATCGCCGTATATCAGCACCTGCGCGAGCGTATCCGTCAGGATATCATCCGCACGGATGACCCGGTCGAAGCCATCGAGCAGATGGAGATCGAACTGAATCGTCTGACCGAAGAGTTAACCGCACGCGAGCAGATGCTGGCGATCAGCTCGCGCAGCGTAGCGAACATTATTCGTAAAACCATTCAGCGCGAGCAGAATCGTATTCGCCAGCTGAACCAGGGCTTGCAGGCCGTCAGCTTTGGCCAGGTGAAAAGTGTGCGTCTGAACGTCAACGTGCGTGAAGCCCACTCCACCCTGCTTGACGTTTTGTCAGAACAGCATGAGCAGCATCAGGATCTGTTTAAAAGCAATCGCCTGACCTTCTCGGAAGCGCTGGCGAAACTCTATCAGCGCCTGAACCCGCAGATCGATATGGGGCAGCGCACGCCGCAAACCATCGGTGAGGAGCTGCTCGATTACCGTAACTATCTGGAAATGGAAGTTGAAGTTAACCGTGGTTCCGACGGCTGGCTGCGCGCAGAGAGTGGTGCACTGTCGACCGGTGAAGCTATCGGTACCGGGATGTCCATTCTGGTCATGGTGGTGCAGAGCTGGGAAGAGGAGTCACGCCGCCTGCGCGGAAAAGATATCTCGCCTTGCCGACTGCTGTTCCTCGACGAAGCGGCGCGTCTGGATGCCAAATCCATCGCTACGCTGTTCGAACTGTGTGACCGTCTGGAAATGCAGCTGATCATCGCGGCGCCTGAAAACATCAGCCCGGAAAAGGGGACGACCTATAAGCTGGTGCGTAAGGTGTTTAATAATACTGAGCATGTTCATGTGGTGGGTCTGCGCGGCTTCGCTGCCGAGCCGACGGTGACCAGCAATGGCGCCGAAGCTGAGGCATAATCCTGGACTAAAAATATAAAAAATGATGGCGTGCAGTGGTAAAATCTCTGCTGCCAGATTACTCTGGATAACGGCATTTGCAACGGAAGAGGCAGATGCCGTTTTCTGTTTCTATACTTATAACAATGACTAACTGCTGCTGTTCTTTGATTCAGCTGGCTTACACAGGGGGCAAGGGATGTTGCTGAAGAAATCGTTATCCGCTCAGGCCGTTGCGCTTGGCTACTGTTTGATGTTCGGACTGACATACATGTCCCCCGCAGCGGCAGGTATTCCACCTGTTTCCGCACCTGCGTCATCGACCGTTAGCGTGGTTCAAAGCCAGGCACAAATCAGTGCGGCTTTCCCTCATGGGAGCACGCCGTTTTATTTGAAGAATCTCACCCCACTGTATGCCGCAAACGGTATGCGTCTGATGTGGCAGGATCAACAGGCCGTGCAGCAGTTCCAGCAGCAGCTGGCTGAGGTTGCGCTTTCCGGCGTGCAGCCGCAATTTACCCGCTGGGTCAAACAGCTGACCGATCCGCAAATTAGCGGGCTGGCGCGTGATGTGGTGCTGTCTGACGCCATGTTGGGCTATCTGCAATTCACCTCCAATGTGCCGAGCAAGGGTGAAGTCTGGCTGTATAGCAATGCCCCTTACAAGATGGAAGCGCCGTCAATGGCGGCGATCAATCAGTGGCAGCGCGCATTGGCGCAGGGCAATCTTAGCGGCTTTGTGCAGTCCCTGGCCCCGCAGCACCCGCAATATGCCCTGATGCATCAGGCGCTGAAAACCCTGCTGGCGGATGCGCGCCCGTGGCCGCAGCTGCGGGATAAACAAACGTTAAAACCGGGGCAGGTGAGTGATGATGTTCCGGCGCTGCGCGACATTTTACAGCGCACCGGCATGATGTCTGCCGCCAATGAACCGCCGAAACCGACTGCCGAAGTGGTCGGAGCCGTGGATGCCCCGCTGGTGCATGACGATGATAACGCACAGCCGGATGCTGTCGTGCCGCAGCAGCGAGATACCAACGCGGTTGTCAGCCCGTCTGCCACTGCCACCACGGATATTCCCCCACCTGCAGTGCCGAATAACGTCGGTAACGTGCAGGGCGAGGCTATCCCGGTCAATGCTGACAATATCTACACGCCACAGCTGGTTGAGGCGCTGAAACGCTTCCAGCGCTGGCAGGGGTTGGAAGCGGATGGCGCAATTGGCACGCGCACCCGCGAGTGGTTAAACGTCTCGCCGCAGCAGCGTGCTTCGCTGCTGGCGCTGAACATTCAGCGTTTGCGTCTGCTACCCGATGATATGCACAACGGCATCATGGTGAATATCCCGAACTACTCGCTGGCTTACTACGTTAACGGCAGCGAGATTTTATCCTCGCGGGTGATTGTTGGCCGCCCGGACCGTAAAACGCCGTTGATGCGCAGCGCGCTGAATAATGTGGTACTCAACCCGCCGTGGAATGTGCCGACCACGCTGGTGCGCAAAGATATTGTGCCGAAGGTGAAGCAGGATCCGATGTACCTGTATAAACACGGTTATACGCTGCTGTCAGGCTGGAGCAGCGATGCGCAGGTGATCGACCCATCAATGATTGACTGGAGTATGGTTTCGGCCGCCTCGTTCCCGTATCGCATTCGCCAGGCTCCGGGGGCCACCAACTCGTTAGGGCGCTACAAGTTTAATATGCCAAGCTCGGACGCCATCTATCTGCACGACACGCCTAATCACGGCCTGTTTCAGAAAGATATTCGCGCGCTCAGCTCAGGCTGCGTGCGCGTGAACCGCGCCTCGGACCTCGCTAACCTGCTGTTGCAGGATGTGGGCTGGGATGGCTCGCGCATCAGCAGCACCCTGAAACAGGGCGAAACGCGCTTTGTTTCAATCCGCCACCGCATTCCGGTTAATCTCTATTACCTGACCGCCTGGGTAGCAGATGACGGTCAGCCGCAGTTTCGTACAGATATTTACAATTATGATATGACGGCGCGCTCAGGCACTCAGGTGCTGACGCAGGCTGGTCAATTATTGCTCTAATTGTTGATTATCCAGCAGTTCCGCCCGCGGGGAGTTCTCCGCTCAGTTGGCTGGCGCAGCGGCGTTGAGTGCGATCTCTGCGTCACACTCCGCTGCGCCGGGTTGACGGATGTTTTCTCCCCCGGTAAGGTTCGGACGGTGCAGTAAATGCATCGTTCCGAATACTTCAGCCAGGTAATACAGATTCATGGATAAATTTGACTCAAATCGTCGTAAGTGGTTAGCACTGGGCGGCGCTGCACTCGGTGTGGCACTTCTTCCCGGACAGGCTTTTGCCTCGCTCTCTACTGCTCGTCCTCGTGTGCTGACCCTCAGCAACCTCAACACCGGTGAAAGCCTCAAAACTGAGTTTTTCAATGGAAAAAGTTACGACAAGGATGAATTAGCGCGCCTGAATCACTTTTTCCGTGACTACCGGGCCAACAAAAGTAAGAACATCGATCCCCACCTGTTCGATCAGCTTTACCGCCTGCAGACCATGCTTGATACGCGCAAACCCGTGCAGTTAATCTCCGGTTACCGTTCGCTGGCGACCAACAACTCGCTGCGTTCGCACAGCAAAGGCGTGGCAAAGCACAGCTACCACACCCTGGGTCAGGC
This window harbors:
- the mukB gene encoding chromosome partition protein MukB, translated to MIERGKFRSLTLINWNGFFARTFDLDELVTTLSGGNGAGKSTTMAAFITALIPDLTLLHFRNTTEAGATSGSRDKGLHGKLRPGVCYAALDVMNSRHERVIVGVRLQQVAGRDRKVDIKPFSIHGLPTSINPTEILTETVNARQARVLPLSELKDKFESSESVQFKQYNSITDYHSVMFDLGIVARRLRSAADRSKYYRLIEASLYGGISSAITRSLRDYLLPENSGVRKAFQDMEAALRENRMTLEAIRVTQSDRDLFKHLISEATSYVAADYMRHANERRIHLDAAMVVRNDLFSSRKQLAAEQYRSVEMARELAEHNGAESDLETDYQAASDHLNLVQTALRQQEKIDRYDADLEELTFRLEEQNEVVAEARELQEENEARSEAAELEVDELKSQLADYQQALDVQQTRAIQYQQALTALQRAKEICQLSDLSVDNAEEWQETFQAKEQEATSKLLMLEQKMSVAQAAHSQFEQAFELVTKIAGPVSRSEAWQVGRDLLRDAGNQRYHAEQLQPLRSRINELEQRLREQQDAERLLSEFCKRHGKQVDAEELEALQYELEAQIEQLNDSVSDAGERRMNMRQELEQLRERIARLTKQAPQWLAAQEILSQLSEQTGQVLENSQQVTEFMQQLLERERETTVERDEVSARKREIEQQIERLSQPGGAEDPRLNNLAERFGGVLLSEIYDDVTIDDAPYFSALYGPARHGIVVPDLSRVRELLDGMDDCPEDLYLIEGDPQSFDDSVFNVEELEKAVVVKASDRQWRYSRFPKVPLFGRAARENQLELLQTEREGLAERYATLSFDVQKTQRLHQSFSRFIGSHLAVAFESDPEAEMRLLNNRRTEVERALSSHESENQQQRQQFDQAKEGVAQLNRLMPRVSLLLDDSLRDRYEEILEKLDEAQEAARFIQQHGAQLAKLEPILSVLQSDPEQHEQLKLDYQQAQQQQRDARQQAFALTEVVQRRAHFGYTDSAGMLDGNSDLNEKLRQRLEHAEAERARARDQLRQHQAQLTQYSQLLATLKSSYDAKRDILKELQQEMQDIGVQADSSAEERARMRRDELYSALSNNRARRNQLEKQLTFCEAEMDALQKKLRRLEREYQVGREQVVSAKAGWVAVLRLVKDNGVERRLHRRELAYLGGDELRSMSDKALGALRLAVADNEHLRDVLRLSEDPKRPERKIQFFIAVYQHLRERIRQDIIRTDDPVEAIEQMEIELNRLTEELTAREQMLAISSRSVANIIRKTIQREQNRIRQLNQGLQAVSFGQVKSVRLNVNVREAHSTLLDVLSEQHEQHQDLFKSNRLTFSEALAKLYQRLNPQIDMGQRTPQTIGEELLDYRNYLEMEVEVNRGSDGWLRAESGALSTGEAIGTGMSILVMVVQSWEEESRRLRGKDISPCRLLFLDEAARLDAKSIATLFELCDRLEMQLIIAAPENISPEKGTTYKLVRKVFNNTEHVHVVGLRGFAAEPTVTSNGAEAEA
- the ldtD gene encoding L,D-transpeptidase — protein: MLLKKSLSAQAVALGYCLMFGLTYMSPAAAGIPPVSAPASSTVSVVQSQAQISAAFPHGSTPFYLKNLTPLYAANGMRLMWQDQQAVQQFQQQLAEVALSGVQPQFTRWVKQLTDPQISGLARDVVLSDAMLGYLQFTSNVPSKGEVWLYSNAPYKMEAPSMAAINQWQRALAQGNLSGFVQSLAPQHPQYALMHQALKTLLADARPWPQLRDKQTLKPGQVSDDVPALRDILQRTGMMSAANEPPKPTAEVVGAVDAPLVHDDDNAQPDAVVPQQRDTNAVVSPSATATTDIPPPAVPNNVGNVQGEAIPVNADNIYTPQLVEALKRFQRWQGLEADGAIGTRTREWLNVSPQQRASLLALNIQRLRLLPDDMHNGIMVNIPNYSLAYYVNGSEILSSRVIVGRPDRKTPLMRSALNNVVLNPPWNVPTTLVRKDIVPKVKQDPMYLYKHGYTLLSGWSSDAQVIDPSMIDWSMVSAASFPYRIRQAPGATNSLGRYKFNMPSSDAIYLHDTPNHGLFQKDIRALSSGCVRVNRASDLANLLLQDVGWDGSRISSTLKQGETRFVSIRHRIPVNLYYLTAWVADDGQPQFRTDIYNYDMTARSGTQVLTQAGQLLL
- a CDS encoding YcbK family protein, translating into MDKFDSNRRKWLALGGAALGVALLPGQAFASLSTARPRVLTLSNLNTGESLKTEFFNGKSYDKDELARLNHFFRDYRANKSKNIDPHLFDQLYRLQTMLDTRKPVQLISGYRSLATNNSLRSHSKGVAKHSYHTLGQAMDFHIEGISLSNIRKAALSLRAGGVGYYPSSNFVHIDTGPVRNW